The Sporohalobacter salinus genomic interval ACACAAATATCATCTTCTTCACCTGGTTCAAGACAAGTATTAATAGCTAAGAATGTACTAAAAGGAATATCAAACTCTGCTGAATGAACTGGTTGATCTTCCTCAGTAGTTTCTGCTACATAAACAATTTTTTGATGCAGTCTCCCTTCTACAATCAAACCTTGCCCTGTCTTAATCATGCCACTTGAAGATTCGCCTTCTGGTGTAGACATTAATCTTACATTAGTAATTTCACCTTCAAGCATTACCTTAAGTACCTGCTCAACATCTGGCTTCTGTGATGGAATTGCCAATATCTCTGGTACGGCAATCTCAGTAAAATTACCTTGGTTTAAATCAATAGTCTCAGCATCACATGTACCAACAATTTGCACAAGTTCCGTTAATGTTCCTGACATTATTTTACCTCCTTAGTTTTTTAACACTTAATTTTTTAAAAAAATTATAAAAAATATCTAATAAATAGCTAACAACTACACTCATTGGGGAATGCATAAAGAAATAAAGTCGTATTCTTAAAGATCTCTCTCTTTGTATTCATTTTTACAAAAATATCTTCTATGTAGGGTATTACTTTAAATTTAGTAGATTTTGGAATATTACCATCAATAATAACAAATGTAGAAAAAGGAAGCTTGAAATGAAAAGCATGGATTGGTTGTTCTGGTAAATCTGCAACATAAAATATTTTCTGTCTTAAAAGACCTTCAACAATCAACTTTTTTCCTGTTAACTTGTCACCAGCTAAATTACATCCACAAGATATAGGAGTTTTCACTACTTTTTGTGAAATAATATCAACCTCAGAAACTACTTTAGTTAATTGCTCAGCATCTGGTTTCTGTTCAGGAATAGAAACCCTTTCTGGAATAGATAGTTGAGTCCAAAAATCAAGTTCCCCTT includes:
- a CDS encoding DUF3794 domain-containing protein — encoded protein: MSGTLTELVQIVGTCDAETIDLNQGNFTEIAVPEILAIPSQKPDVEQVLKVMLEGEITNVRLMSTPEGESSSGMIKTGQGLIVEGRLHQKIVYVAETTEEDQPVHSAEFDIPFSTFLAINTCLEPGEEDDICV
- a CDS encoding DUF3794 domain-containing protein, coding for MTYLNNLVEVVGIASCFPKLEGELDFWTQLSIPERVSIPEQKPDAEQLTKVVSEVDIISQKVVKTPISCGCNLAGDKLTGKKLIVEGLLRQKIFYVADLPEQPIHAFHFKLPFSTFVIIDGNIPKSTKFKVIPYIEDIFVKMNTKREIFKNTTLFLYAFPNECSC